One region of Elusimicrobiota bacterium genomic DNA includes:
- the dxr gene encoding 1-deoxy-D-xylulose-5-phosphate reductoisomerase: MKKIVILGSTGSIGRNALSAVKKLGPGYKALGLAANSNLEELLTQIRYFHPRYVSVFDYAASKRVKDLLPGGVKLLAPGVEGLSEMASLKDADIVLNAVTGAVGLAPLVAAIRASKHIALANKEPMVMAGPALMKEAVRWQAKLIPVDSEPSAIFQCLAGVQDGNYNAAVSRIFLTASGGPFYARKSGLSTVTVKEALQHPRWSMGPKITVDSATLMNKGLEAIEIANLFSVPLEKIQVLIHPQSVMHSGVEFYDGSVLAQMSWPDMRLPIQYALTWPQRRRSLVRPLDFFKLARLDFARPDFKKFPCLGLALWAAKKGGGYPAVLNAANETAVEKFLKGLVRFTAIAEIVEKTLSLHHENKPGAITLAEAVETDQWARDKASEIAARIKRGC, from the coding sequence ATGAAAAAAATAGTGATTTTAGGCTCTACCGGCTCCATAGGCAGAAACGCCCTGAGTGCCGTTAAAAAACTCGGACCCGGCTACAAAGCGCTGGGGCTTGCCGCCAACTCGAACCTGGAAGAATTGCTGACCCAGATAAGGTATTTTCATCCCCGCTATGTTTCAGTTTTTGATTACGCGGCCTCAAAGCGCGTTAAAGATCTTCTACCGGGCGGCGTAAAACTGCTCGCGCCTGGTGTTGAAGGTTTAAGCGAAATGGCGTCGCTTAAAGACGCTGATATTGTTCTTAACGCCGTTACCGGCGCGGTGGGGCTTGCCCCGCTTGTTGCGGCCATAAGGGCCTCAAAACACATAGCGCTTGCAAACAAGGAGCCTATGGTTATGGCCGGTCCCGCTCTGATGAAAGAGGCCGTGCGCTGGCAGGCGAAACTTATTCCCGTGGACTCGGAACCCTCCGCTATTTTTCAGTGCCTTGCCGGTGTGCAGGATGGAAATTATAATGCCGCTGTCTCAAGAATTTTTCTGACCGCTTCGGGCGGGCCTTTTTACGCGCGCAAATCAGGGCTTTCAACGGTTACCGTGAAAGAGGCGCTGCAACACCCGCGCTGGAGCATGGGCCCTAAGATCACCGTGGACTCCGCCACGCTGATGAACAAGGGGCTTGAAGCCATAGAGATAGCCAACCTGTTCTCCGTGCCGCTTGAAAAAATACAGGTGCTCATACATCCGCAGTCGGTAATGCACTCGGGCGTGGAATTTTACGACGGCTCGGTTCTGGCGCAGATGTCCTGGCCCGACATGCGTCTGCCCATACAGTACGCGCTCACCTGGCCGCAAAGGCGCCGTTCGCTTGTGCGTCCGCTGGACTTTTTTAAACTCGCAAGGCTTGATTTCGCAAGGCCCGATTTTAAAAAATTCCCCTGCCTTGGGCTTGCGCTGTGGGCGGCTAAAAAGGGCGGAGGCTACCCGGCGGTCCTGAACGCCGCCAACGAAACGGCGGTTGAAAAATTTTTAAAAGGCCTGGTCCGTTTCACGGCTATCGCCGAAATAGTGGAAAAAACGCTTTCTCTGCATCATGAAAACAAACCGGGCGCGATAACGCTTGCCGAGGCTGTTGAAACCGACCAGTGGGCCAGGGACAAGGCTTCGGAAATCGCGGCGCGCATTAAGAGGGGCTGCTGA
- a CDS encoding M50 family metallopeptidase has product MVISIIAVLFTFGLVIFLHEFGHFLVCKLVKIKVEAFSFGFGPELFGRTSGATRYSVRAIPLGGYVKPAGENIEEATGAPDEYFSKPWYSRLGIVFAGPAMNYILAFALFAGVIITVGEPVPSNEPVIGDIGLGYPAEAAGLKAGDRILSVDGKPVAAWDRMAELIHARVAKETVIEYRRGTETSTVKIKTVKGPQAQGIIGISQGIAYIRVGLIKSGKMAAYQCWFWTALTVKTLASNIYHREKPDISGPIGIVNIVSKAAHNGLSDLIFLIGVISVAVGFFNLLPIPLLDGGHAFLYVLEGLTKKKITPKIMQVVNSVGIAIIVGIFVFATYNDINRMITSRQLRKAAAASAPSQP; this is encoded by the coding sequence ATGGTTATCTCAATAATAGCGGTGCTTTTCACTTTCGGGCTTGTTATTTTCCTGCACGAATTCGGCCACTTTTTAGTCTGCAAACTCGTAAAAATCAAAGTGGAGGCCTTTTCTTTCGGCTTCGGGCCCGAGCTTTTCGGCCGCACTTCCGGCGCCACCCGCTACAGCGTTCGCGCCATCCCTCTTGGCGGCTATGTAAAGCCCGCGGGTGAAAATATTGAAGAGGCCACCGGGGCTCCGGACGAATACTTTTCAAAGCCCTGGTATTCGCGTCTGGGTATAGTTTTTGCCGGGCCCGCGATGAACTATATACTCGCTTTCGCTCTTTTCGCGGGAGTTATAATTACCGTGGGAGAGCCCGTGCCTTCGAACGAGCCCGTTATAGGCGATATAGGCCTGGGCTATCCGGCCGAGGCCGCCGGCTTAAAAGCCGGCGACAGAATACTTTCCGTGGACGGAAAGCCCGTGGCCGCCTGGGACCGGATGGCCGAGCTTATCCACGCCAGGGTCGCGAAAGAAACCGTCATTGAATACCGGCGCGGAACTGAAACCAGTACAGTTAAAATAAAAACGGTCAAAGGCCCTCAGGCGCAGGGCATTATAGGTATTTCCCAAGGCATAGCATACATCCGCGTCGGGCTGATCAAATCCGGAAAAATGGCCGCCTACCAGTGCTGGTTCTGGACCGCGTTAACGGTAAAAACGCTGGCGTCCAATATTTATCACAGGGAAAAACCCGATATATCCGGGCCTATAGGAATAGTGAACATCGTAAGCAAGGCGGCGCATAACGGACTTTCGGACCTGATCTTTCTTATAGGCGTGATTTCCGTCGCCGTGGGATTTTTCAATCTTTTGCCCATTCCGCTTTTGGACGGCGGGCACGCTTTCCTTTATGTGCTTGAGGGACTGACTAAAAAAAAGATCACCCCGAAAATAATGCAGGTGGTTAATTCCGTTGGTATAGCCATAATAGTGGGGATCTTTGTGTTCGCCACATATAATGATATAAACCGCATGATAACTTCCCGTCAGCTGCGCAAAGCGGCCGCGGCCTCCGCGCCTTCACAGCCATGA
- a CDS encoding proline--tRNA ligase, with the protein MKLSSYFLPTLREAPQDADNVSVKLMFRAGMIRKLASGIYEWLPLGLRVLRKVENIVREELNAIGGQEVWLPVIQPKELWMETGRWQIYGKELLRIKDRKDSEFCFAPTAEEVITNMVRRDVSSYRQLPIMLYQFGLKFRDEIRPRFGVMRSREFLMKDAYSFHADEADCEKYYGLAYGAYEKIFTRCGLKFKPVEADSGPIGGNHSHEFMVIADTGEAEIALCPACGYAANTEKASVAETPVRAADPSKFQPLKDVPTPGLYTVEDVAKFLKMNKKQFIKTLFFIADGEPVMVLVRGDHELNENKLRRALGVSELEKAPPNIYEAIAGCPAGFAGPVDIKNKYIPGKDTKPLKTVIADHAIKGVFNGVSGACRNDTHSTGINIGRDYTPDSFADLRVACEGDFCPNCQKPLEFKRGIEVGQTFKLGTKYSKSLKCEFLDDHQKETPMVMGCYGIGVTRTVAAAIEQSHDEWGIIWPPALAPFEFSLITIETDDKESMAQSQKVYEQIHAAGFSVLWDERNERPGVKFKDADLIGLPYRIVVSTKTLKDGECEFKKRAEKTALRWKLSELPVKLAELTEGLRLKA; encoded by the coding sequence ATGAAACTTTCCAGCTATTTTCTCCCCACCCTGCGGGAAGCCCCGCAGGACGCGGACAATGTTTCGGTTAAGCTGATGTTCCGGGCCGGCATGATACGCAAACTGGCGAGCGGCATTTATGAGTGGCTGCCGCTGGGTCTTCGCGTGCTTCGGAAAGTGGAAAATATAGTGCGTGAGGAACTTAACGCCATAGGCGGGCAGGAAGTATGGCTGCCGGTCATACAGCCCAAGGAACTGTGGATGGAAACCGGACGCTGGCAGATCTACGGCAAGGAACTATTGCGCATCAAAGACAGGAAAGATTCGGAATTCTGCTTTGCCCCCACCGCCGAAGAAGTTATCACGAATATGGTGCGCCGCGACGTGAGTTCGTACCGGCAGCTGCCCATAATGCTTTACCAGTTCGGCCTCAAATTCCGGGACGAAATACGGCCCCGCTTCGGCGTGATGCGTTCGCGGGAATTTTTAATGAAAGACGCCTATTCATTCCACGCCGACGAGGCCGATTGTGAAAAATACTACGGCCTCGCTTATGGCGCGTATGAAAAGATATTCACGCGCTGCGGGCTTAAATTCAAACCCGTGGAAGCCGACAGCGGCCCCATAGGCGGCAATCACTCGCACGAATTTATGGTGATCGCCGACACCGGAGAGGCTGAAATAGCCCTTTGCCCGGCTTGCGGCTACGCCGCCAATACTGAAAAAGCCTCTGTGGCCGAAACGCCGGTCCGGGCCGCCGATCCGTCCAAATTCCAGCCGCTTAAAGATGTGCCTACTCCGGGCCTCTATACCGTTGAGGATGTGGCTAAATTCCTTAAAATGAACAAGAAACAATTCATAAAGACGCTGTTTTTTATAGCGGACGGAGAACCGGTGATGGTTCTGGTACGCGGCGACCACGAACTTAATGAAAACAAGCTGCGCCGCGCCCTTGGCGTTTCAGAGCTGGAAAAAGCGCCGCCCAATATTTACGAAGCCATAGCGGGATGCCCGGCCGGCTTTGCCGGTCCCGTTGATATAAAAAATAAGTATATTCCGGGCAAAGATACCAAGCCTCTTAAAACCGTTATAGCCGATCATGCGATCAAGGGCGTGTTTAACGGGGTTTCCGGCGCTTGCAGGAACGACACTCACTCCACCGGCATAAATATAGGCCGCGATTACACCCCGGACAGCTTCGCCGATCTGCGCGTGGCGTGTGAGGGAGACTTCTGCCCCAATTGCCAAAAGCCGCTTGAGTTCAAGCGCGGCATAGAAGTGGGGCAGACCTTCAAGCTGGGCACCAAATATTCAAAATCCTTAAAGTGCGAGTTTCTGGATGACCATCAGAAAGAGACGCCCATGGTAATGGGCTGTTACGGCATAGGCGTAACGCGCACCGTGGCGGCCGCCATTGAGCAGTCGCATGACGAGTGGGGTATAATCTGGCCGCCGGCGCTCGCGCCTTTTGAGTTTTCACTGATCACCATTGAAACCGACGACAAGGAGTCAATGGCCCAGTCCCAGAAAGTTTATGAACAGATCCATGCCGCCGGGTTTTCGGTTCTTTGGGACGAGCGCAACGAGCGGCCCGGCGTCAAGTTCAAGGACGCCGACCTCATCGGCCTGCCTTACCGAATTGTGGTGAGCACCAAAACCCTGAAGGACGGAGAATGCGAGTTTAAAAAGCGAGCTGAAAAAACCGCGCTGCGCTGGAAACTTTCCGAACTTCCCGTCAAACTGGCAGAACTGACAGAAGGCTTAAGGCTTAAGGCTTAA
- a CDS encoding (2Fe-2S)-binding protein yields MKKHNIQFKLNNEKVSIDVDPNDVLLDVLRYKLGIKSPKVGCDRGDCGTCTVLMNGKTIRSCLALAVEADGSEMVTLEGANSRKWTQKLQKKFHEKNAFQCGFCAPGVILSATELLEKNSRPSVHDIKEAIAGNLCRCTGYEPIVEAIEEAAKGR; encoded by the coding sequence ATGAAAAAACACAATATCCAATTCAAGTTAAATAACGAGAAAGTCTCAATAGACGTTGACCCCAACGATGTGCTGCTGGATGTGCTCCGCTATAAACTTGGCATAAAAAGCCCCAAGGTGGGCTGCGACCGTGGCGACTGCGGCACCTGCACCGTACTGATGAACGGCAAAACCATCCGCTCCTGCCTGGCTTTGGCAGTGGAAGCCGACGGTTCGGAGATGGTCACGCTTGAAGGCGCCAATAGCCGCAAGTGGACGCAGAAACTTCAGAAGAAGTTCCACGAAAAAAACGCCTTTCAGTGCGGCTTCTGCGCTCCCGGCGTTATACTTTCCGCCACCGAATTGCTTGAGAAAAATTCCAGACCTTCCGTGCACGACATAAAAGAGGCCATAGCCGGCAATCTTTGCCGCTGCACCGGCTACGAGCCGATAGTGGAAGCCATAGAAGAAGCGGCCAAGGGCAGGTGA
- the ispG gene encoding flavodoxin-dependent (E)-4-hydroxy-3-methylbut-2-enyl-diphosphate synthase, which yields MTHSHSNPKKTRTVKVGRFAIGGSNPISVQSMCNTDTRDLKATIDQIRRLEDAGCEIIRVAVPDMEAAENLGRIKSAIGIALVADIHFDHRLALEAVRQGVDKIRINPGNIGDKDKVKEVVRACKSSGVPIRIGVNAGSLKALQTDPNPKWESYDWAKMMVKEALGQVRVLENMDFSDIVVSLKADDLERTVMANLLFSEKSDIPLHLGVTEAGSFLSGTVKSSLGIGLLLSQGVGDTVRVSLTEDPVMQVRAAYEILKALKLRVYGPDLISCPTCGRCQVGVGKVIHELEDRIYSDKNLLQRSQGRKIAVMGCVVNGPGEARSADFGIAGGKGKGVWIEKGKQIKVVNESEWVNEIIRKIRSTK from the coding sequence ATGACACACAGCCATTCCAACCCCAAAAAAACCAGAACGGTGAAAGTAGGGCGCTTCGCCATCGGCGGCTCAAACCCCATTTCAGTGCAGTCCATGTGCAACACCGATACGCGCGATCTTAAAGCCACCATAGACCAGATACGGCGCCTTGAAGACGCCGGCTGCGAAATTATAAGGGTGGCCGTGCCCGACATGGAAGCGGCGGAAAATCTGGGGCGTATAAAGAGCGCCATAGGGATCGCGCTGGTCGCCGATATCCATTTTGACCACAGGCTCGCCCTTGAAGCCGTAAGGCAGGGCGTCGATAAAATACGCATCAATCCCGGAAATATAGGCGATAAGGACAAGGTTAAAGAAGTGGTCCGGGCCTGCAAGTCCTCGGGCGTGCCCATACGGATAGGCGTAAACGCCGGGTCGCTCAAAGCTCTTCAAACCGATCCCAACCCTAAATGGGAATCCTATGACTGGGCGAAGATGATGGTTAAAGAGGCCTTAGGCCAGGTTCGCGTTCTCGAAAACATGGATTTTAGCGATATTGTGGTTTCGCTGAAAGCCGATGATCTGGAGCGCACGGTAATGGCCAATCTGCTCTTTTCCGAGAAATCGGATATACCGCTGCACCTTGGCGTGACAGAGGCCGGCAGTTTCCTGTCCGGTACGGTAAAATCCTCGCTTGGCATAGGTTTGCTGCTTTCCCAGGGAGTGGGCGATACCGTGCGCGTGTCGCTTACCGAGGACCCTGTTATGCAGGTTCGCGCCGCTTATGAAATTTTAAAAGCCCTGAAACTGCGCGTCTATGGCCCGGACCTTATAAGCTGCCCCACCTGCGGGCGCTGTCAGGTGGGAGTGGGTAAAGTGATACACGAACTTGAAGACAGGATCTATTCCGACAAGAACCTTCTGCAGCGCTCGCAAGGACGTAAAATCGCAGTCATGGGCTGCGTGGTAAACGGACCCGGCGAGGCCCGCTCGGCGGACTTCGGAATAGCGGGCGGCAAGGGCAAGGGCGTCTGGATAGAGAAGGGCAAGCAGATCAAAGTGGTGAACGAAAGCGAGTGGGTAAACGAGATCATCAGGAAGATCAGAAGCACAAAATAA
- a CDS encoding xanthine dehydrogenase family protein subunit M, with protein sequence MPITAEFEYVKPKDMDEALHVFSLYREKAKALAGGTDLVVQLKEKIAKPEIVVDIKALEELRGLKLEGNKLKIGALATFADLIESDMVKTKFPLLWEASLTVASVGVRNRATVAGNICSAVPSADSAPALAVYDAVVLARSITGERAVSIHDWFAGPKKTILAADEIVTGLKLPLPEKKHAGCYMKLSRYEGEDLAQGGIAVLVFSDNTYRVATCALGPKPARCYKTEQFLNGKKLSGPVLAKAKEIILSEISPISDIRSSKEYRLHMAGIMLGRALEIAVARLFGKGPKYGTENIV encoded by the coding sequence ATGCCTATAACAGCCGAATTCGAATATGTTAAACCCAAAGACATGGACGAAGCGCTTCATGTCTTTTCACTTTACAGGGAGAAGGCCAAAGCCCTTGCGGGCGGCACTGACCTGGTCGTGCAGCTTAAAGAAAAGATCGCAAAACCGGAAATAGTTGTGGATATAAAAGCCCTTGAAGAGCTGCGCGGGCTGAAGCTTGAAGGGAATAAGCTGAAAATAGGGGCGCTTGCCACTTTTGCGGACCTTATTGAATCCGACATGGTTAAAACCAAGTTCCCCCTGCTGTGGGAAGCTTCGCTTACCGTGGCTTCGGTGGGCGTGCGCAACCGCGCCACCGTGGCCGGCAATATCTGCTCCGCCGTACCCTCGGCTGATTCCGCTCCGGCGCTGGCTGTCTACGACGCGGTGGTGCTGGCCCGCAGTATAACGGGGGAGCGTGCCGTTTCCATACACGACTGGTTCGCGGGCCCTAAAAAAACAATCCTTGCCGCCGATGAAATAGTTACCGGCCTTAAACTTCCGCTTCCGGAGAAAAAACACGCAGGCTGCTATATGAAACTTTCACGCTATGAAGGCGAAGACCTGGCTCAGGGCGGCATAGCCGTGCTGGTTTTCTCGGATAATACCTACCGCGTGGCAACCTGCGCCCTTGGCCCCAAACCCGCCCGCTGTTACAAAACCGAGCAATTTCTTAACGGTAAAAAACTTTCCGGTCCGGTTTTGGCAAAAGCCAAAGAAATTATACTTTCCGAAATCAGTCCGATTTCCGATATCCGCTCAAGCAAGGAATACCGTCTGCACATGGCCGGAATTATGCTTGGCCGCGCGCTTGAAATAGCGGTGGCAAGGCTTTTTGGAAAGGGCCCGAAGTATGGAACGGAAAATATAGTGTAG
- a CDS encoding four helix bundle protein, with protein sequence MFCFEKLLVWQKAVDFAKEIYGVTSAFPKDEIFGITSQLRRASVSVSLNIAEGAGRTSKKEFKHFLSIAYGSVCETATLLKICRELSYINDEQYRGFYNSTEEIGRMISGLSASKNSKP encoded by the coding sequence ATGTTCTGTTTTGAAAAACTTTTGGTGTGGCAGAAGGCTGTGGATTTCGCTAAAGAAATTTACGGCGTTACCTCCGCTTTCCCCAAGGACGAAATATTCGGGATAACTTCACAACTAAGAAGAGCATCAGTTTCAGTGTCTCTTAATATAGCTGAGGGCGCTGGCAGGACTTCAAAGAAGGAATTTAAACACTTTCTTTCTATTGCATACGGCTCTGTATGTGAAACAGCCACTTTGCTGAAAATTTGCCGTGAGTTGTCGTATATAAACGATGAGCAATATCGGGGGTTTTACAACAGTACGGAAGAGATAGGGAGAATGATTAGCGGATTGTCGGCATCAAAGAATTCTAAACCATGA
- a CDS encoding cyclase family protein, with the protein MKPNDFIKVMEKAKMYDLTQPLSIHTPPWPSYMPLQLQYFKRIAGAHMGQGANGQIMKTSNHVGTHMDGEIHFYGAGRSIGQVPMNEWIGNAVVVDISKDVGDYDLYEPEMLMKRADIRKGDILIINTGYHRYAWYEKGCDEVRYFCKHPGPGPKFHKWALAMKFKWIGVDCGSADHPMNTIIRNWHPKLFVEAENKLKANYGKAWDEMFPYEEYYQVMHLKLFPKRLVHAENIGGEIEKLSNKRCWLGFFPLNGIELESAMGRVVAWTA; encoded by the coding sequence ATGAAACCCAATGACTTTATTAAAGTGATGGAAAAGGCCAAAATGTATGACCTTACCCAGCCGCTGAGCATCCATACCCCCCCCTGGCCGAGCTACATGCCGCTGCAGTTACAGTATTTCAAACGCATCGCGGGCGCGCACATGGGCCAGGGCGCCAACGGCCAGATAATGAAGACTTCCAACCATGTCGGCACGCACATGGATGGGGAGATTCACTTTTACGGCGCCGGCCGAAGCATAGGGCAGGTGCCCATGAACGAATGGATAGGCAACGCGGTTGTTGTGGACATTTCCAAAGACGTCGGGGATTACGACCTTTATGAGCCTGAAATGCTTATGAAGCGCGCCGACATCCGCAAGGGCGATATCCTCATCATCAACACCGGCTATCACCGTTACGCCTGGTATGAAAAGGGCTGCGATGAGGTGCGCTATTTCTGCAAGCATCCGGGCCCCGGTCCCAAATTTCACAAATGGGCGCTGGCCATGAAATTCAAGTGGATAGGCGTTGACTGCGGTTCCGCCGACCACCCCATGAACACCATAATCCGCAACTGGCATCCCAAATTGTTCGTGGAAGCGGAAAATAAGCTGAAGGCTAATTACGGCAAGGCATGGGACGAGATGTTCCCGTATGAAGAATATTATCAGGTGATGCACCTGAAGCTGTTCCCCAAGCGCCTCGTCCATGCCGAAAATATCGGCGGCGAAATAGAAAAACTTTCCAACAAACGCTGCTGGCTGGGCTTCTTTCCCTTAAATGGTATAGAGCTTGAATCCGCCATGGGCCGCGTGGTTGCCTGGACGGCTTAA
- a CDS encoding phosphatidate cytidylyltransferase → MPLPRFLTAVAGIPLVVLLIHAGGLPYAGFIFVVILLSLYEYHTLLKLGGKPVQRATLFIMGLLLPAALYFDHNYAAQAGGDNFAGFFISLTVIFAMLYELFSTQKYLERIGFTLLGIFMLSWCLFHLIALRDLRPDGEWLTFMLIVTVWIMDTAAYFIGKRFGRRQLSTISPKKTWEGAVAGFIFAIGTVFVLRMAAKTTVSPAFALAAGILIGIFGQISDIAESMLKRAVGVKDSSNLLPGHGGVLDRFDSYIFLAPIIYYLAVFTR, encoded by the coding sequence ATGCCTTTACCCAGATTTTTAACCGCGGTAGCGGGTATCCCGCTGGTGGTTTTGCTGATCCACGCGGGTGGTCTGCCCTATGCCGGTTTTATTTTTGTCGTAATCCTGCTTTCATTATACGAGTATCACACCCTGCTTAAGCTGGGCGGCAAGCCGGTGCAGAGGGCCACGCTTTTTATAATGGGGCTGCTGCTGCCGGCGGCGCTTTATTTTGACCATAACTACGCGGCCCAGGCGGGAGGCGATAATTTTGCCGGGTTTTTTATCTCGCTTACCGTAATTTTCGCCATGCTCTACGAGCTTTTTTCCACCCAAAAGTATCTTGAGCGTATAGGGTTTACTTTGCTGGGTATTTTTATGCTGAGCTGGTGCCTTTTTCATCTTATAGCTCTGCGGGACCTCAGGCCCGACGGGGAATGGCTTACTTTTATGCTGATAGTGACGGTCTGGATAATGGATACAGCGGCCTATTTCATCGGTAAGCGTTTCGGCAGACGCCAACTGTCCACTATAAGCCCCAAAAAAACCTGGGAGGGCGCGGTGGCCGGTTTTATTTTCGCTATCGGCACGGTTTTCGTTTTGCGCATGGCCGCGAAAACAACCGTTTCCCCCGCCTTCGCGCTTGCTGCAGGCATTCTGATAGGCATTTTCGGCCAGATCTCCGATATTGCGGAGTCCATGCTGAAGCGGGCAGTGGGAGTGAAAGATTCCTCCAACCTTTTGCCGGGGCACGGCGGCGTGCTTGACAGGTTTGATTCATACATTTTCCTCGCGCCCATAATTTATTACCTGGCCGTGTTTACAAGATGA